ACTGGAGCAAGATGCCGCCGGCGAGAAAGACCAAGAGGCGGAAATTGGTGCGTGACTCCCTTTGCATCCTGCGGCGGCACTTTTCATCTTTGCTTGGTGCCGCTGGACCGCGAAGTTAGTCTAGAACTTAGGATCACTAACATGGATTTCGATATACAGAGCGCGAGGTTAAAAAGGCAACTCGTGATCTCAACCAGCTTTTGAGCAACATCGAGTCCCCTATGACCAAACTCGAAACCGTCCACAAAAAGTACACCGAGCTGTTAGCGGACATGAAGAAGTTGGATCGTGATTATTctaagagcaagaagcgTGCCGATCAGCTGCAAAAAGACCAGGATAAGGGCAAGTCTGATCTTAACAAGACCGTCACAATGAAGGACAAGCTGGAGAAGCTGTGTCGAGAACTTACGAAGGAGAACAAGAAAGTCAAGGTGGGTCCATCAGCATGCGCCTCGAGACAAATGCGCCAAATGCCACGGAGGACTTGCCAGCTAAACGATTTGGTAGGATGAGAATAAGAAGTTGGAAGACACGGAGAAGAAAGCTCGCTTGATTGTGAATGAACGTCTCGACTCGCTCCTCTATGACATCCAAGACGTCATGGCTGCCAAGGGGAACCCTCGTAGCGAAAAGGTGGATATTGATCTGGATGAAGCGTACGATTTCGATGCCGTCTTAGTCTTCGGGCTATGTGTTTGCTAATCGGAGAGGTTTTAGACTTCGCGCCAAGCTTAAGACCATTAGCGAACAGTTCGACACGCGTGACCTGCATTACAGGGGCCTCCTACGTGGCAAGGACTCCGAGATCCAAAGTCTCGCTTCCAAGTATGAGGAGCAGCGCCGTGCTAGTGAAGTCGAAGCCAACCGAAGCCGAGCGTTGACCTCCCAGGTTTCCACTTTCTCCCATACCGAGGCCGAATTGCGCAGCCAACTTAACATCTACGTGGAGAAGTTCAAACAGGTACAGAAGGGTTCCCACAAACCCTCTCATTCCCCGGTCGCTGACGAAGACCACCAGGTCGAGGACACTTTGAACAACAGCAACGATCTTTTCCTTACCTTCCGCAAAGAGATGGAAGAAATGTCTAAGAAAACCAAGCgcctggagaaggagaatCATACGCTCAACCGGAAGCACGAGCAAACCAACCGCAACATCCTGGAAATGGCGGAGGAACGGACCCGGAACCATGAAGAACTTGAAAGGTGGCGGCGGAAGTGCCACCACCTAGAAGCCCTATGCCGGCGTATGCAAGCCCAGGGCCGAGGCGAAGGACTTGCTCTAGCAGAAGGCGACGATCATTTAGAGGGTGATGATGAAGGCACTGAAAGCGAGTACGATGATGACTacgaagatgacgaggaggataTCAGTGATGAGGAAGATCTCGAGCCACCCTCTACCCGGGTCGAACAACCCTCAGAGAAGCCTGTCTTCGGTCCTACCCCGCCCCCAAATCTTCTGGAGGCTCGAGCGAATGGCAACGCTACGGGAGTCAATGGCTTGGTTTTCTAAAAGATGATTCCAACTTCCTTGATGTCGATTTTGATTGAAACAACTTTGGCTACCCTCGATAAAATACTCGATCTTTTGACTTTGTATTCTTCTCTCAAGGCAAATGTTGCATTTCGCCTTGTGGCTTACAAAGATCCGAAGATTCGTGTTGAAACCGAAATGTAGAAGTTCTGTGCCATCTATTTTTGTCTGTCTCGCGATATTCCTCGGTGATTACCAAGGCATAATCCATCTCGCTTGTTGGTTTTTCACGTTACATTGGTTTTCGTGTTTTATACACATATATGTCATGGTTGCATCCGTAAGAGGGAGAAGCTTGCCAGATTTTACTTCACTTTAGCGTCAGTATTAGTTGGTAGCCCCCATTTCCGCGGACTTCATATCCATCCACACCTATAGTCTACTCGCCGGCCCTGTCGATGTGAGATATAAGCCTCCGATTTTGAGCATTTTGACAGCCTGCTGAACCATCTCCTTCACAATGATTTCCGCTGGTTTAATGTCCTTAACACTGGCTGAAACATCGCCCATGAGGAATGGTATATCAACTTCCTTCTCGTTCTCCAAATCATCCACCATGGGCACAACGCCCTTGGAAGTCAGCGCGGCAATGTCAGCAGGCCGTGCTTCCCACTCCTTAATATAATCATTGGGTAGCATGCGCAAAGGCCGACCAGAGATAACAAGCGTACGTTTGGTCTCACCAAACTGTGCCCGAACTACAGCCTCCTTGTGCAAGCGACTAGCACCGCTCTCCTCTGAGGCCACAAATCGCGTCCCGACCCAAACACCCATAGCACCAAACATCAACGAAGCGGCCAGACTCCGGCCATCATAGATACCTCCAGCTGCAACTACAAGCGCCGGTTGGCCCGTCAGCGGACTCTTGTACTGCTGCGCAACATCCACAATAGCGGGTACGAGAACAGAGAACGGCACTTCGCCGGTGTGACCGCCACCCTCGCCGCCCTGCGCACAGACAATATCGACGCCCGCCTTGAGCGCCTTATGGGCGTGCTTCGGCGCGCCAACCATATTCATAATTAGGATACCGGCCTCGTGGAGCCGCTCAATGGTCTTAGCTGGCGGGATCCCGACGGCAGAGACGAAGAGCTTGGCGCCATGCGAGATGGTCACCTCAATTAACTCATCCAGCAGGCCATGTGTGTAGTCGTGGTTTGTTGCGCGTGCTGAGCCTCCGACTTGCGGAAGGGCCAGATCCACGCCGAAGGGGAGCGAGGGGTCCCGGAGGAGTGACTTGAGCTCTGTGAGCATCTCTGATAGTTGGGCTGGTGTATAGCCTAGTCCGCCGACTGTGCCCAGGCCACCGGCATTAGACACTGCTGCTGCCAGTGGAGCTCCAGATGCGCGGGCCATGCCGGCAAGCAGGACTGGATGTTGGATCTTGAGAAGAGAGCATAGTGGTGTTTGGAGAGACATGTTGTTTTGCCGGTATAACTAGATGGCGATGACAGGTTGTGGAAGTAGAAGTGACTAACACTAAGAGATGGCCGTCTATCAATTTTCTCTTGTACTTATAGAGAATATCTGAGGATCACATTTTCGATGTTCTAATGTGAAGAATGGAGAATGCGGGGAAGCCCTAAGCCATGTATGGACCGAGGCAGGTGATAACCGATCTGCAATGTACAGCTCCTTTTATGTAGTACAACACACGGCGCTTTATGAAGAGCACATCTTGGTGAGTACACTACTCTTCCAGCGTTATTGAGCATAGATGACCGAAATCCGAGTCGGCTTAGTGTGGTGTTTCGCTACACACTTTGATCTCGTTGTCATTACGCATTTCTTATTCTTTTGAGCCTAATTTAAACTTTACTGGGACtggaaaccaaaaaaatgagCTGTATTAACGAGATTTATGAAAAGAATGGCAGATTTCAGCTGTCAAATGGATTGTTCCTAACCAGTTGGCACACACGAGACCCGAAGTGGGAATGTAATTGAACACGCTAACTGACGCGTGGGCGCGTCAAAACACACCACTTTGCATCACCACCCCAACCATTTCCAAAATACCCGATCGCTGCATTTTCCCGGAAACTATGGCCCCGGATGCTGAAGAATACACTTTTTTGTGCCCTCCAAGGTAATACCCCTTGGTCCACTCTGCCTCTATCCAGACTGCTACGCACCAAGAAGCTTTCGCTGACCATTGAATGCACTCTGTTTCGATAGCAAGGAGGAACAGAAACAGGAACCGGTGTATCGAACACCCTCCCATTACAATCCTCGCCTCACCTTTCATCTACCAGCCGGTGCAGGACGGCACTATCAACAGCAATATGATGACATGTACTTTTTGCGACTCGCCAAGTTGAAGCCCACCGTTGAGCAAGTTGCGATGGATGCGTGGGATGGACTTGTTGTAAGCGCACCTGCTCCTAGGGAATATTCTTCTCTCTCGGCCATGAACGTTTCTGACAACCACTTGCCAATTTAGATCGCTGGAGAGAAGGTGCGACGTGTCGATCGAGTCCTCGATGTCCGACAAGGCGAACTGTGCTGGGTGGCCGGCACCGTGTACATGCATTTGCCATTGAAGCCTAATATCTTGGAAGATCTCAGCAAAGAGGTTAGTTTCTAAGCCGTACGGCTGGTGCTTCTTCTACTGACAACCCATAGAACTTCACCTCCGCGCCCCCTCCGCGCCGCACCTACACCGACCCTTCTGATCCCTCTTTGACCCAAATTATGATGGAAGATGAGTCCGGCCGTTTACGGCTTACTGGAAACTTCTTGCAGTCTACGCAGCTGGCGACAGGTGCCATTATTGCAGCGTTGGGGACTGAAAATGCGAATGGAGATTTTGAGGTTATTGATATCAAGCTGCCAGACTTGGCTCCGCAGGCTCAACGATGGGAGAGCAATGCTCCAAAAAGTGAAGTCGAAATTGCTGGAACGGAACACGGCAAAATTGCCTTCGTCAGTGGCCTGGGAATCACGGGCACATCAAGCGACACGCTTGGTTTGGAGCTATTGACGGACTATCTTCTGGGCTACACGGGATTCTCAGGGAATGACGACAACAGTCCTTCCATGGGTCCCTCGAAAATCTCCCGGTTGATCATCGCAGGTAACTCACTTGGAGCCAGCGTAATTGGTGATGTAGCGTCAATAAGCTCTGGCGACGCTGCGGCAAAGAAAGCCCAGCCGAAAAAGTATGGTTACGACGCCTCTGCATACAATGCCGCACCTATTACACAACTTGACAACTTCCTAGCGGAGATCTTGCCTAGCATTCCAATCACACTCATGCCGGGTGAAAAAGATCCCGCAAACTTCTCCCTCCCTCAGCAGGGGATCCATCGTACAATGTTCCCACAAGCAAGAGCGTATTCCGCACCTCCTGTCAGAGGAGATGAAACGCCGGAAGTGGGCTGGTTCGACAGTGTCACGAACCCCTGGGATGGCGATGTGGAAGGCTGGCGACTTTGGGGATGCAGCGGTCAGAATGTTGACGATGTTCTGCGGTATATCAGTATAGAGGACGGTGATAGCACCCCAGACAAGGAGAAGGATTCCGATGACCGGATGCGAATCATGGAAGCCATGCTTCGTTGGCGCTGCGGCGTTCCCACTGCGCCGGATACACTTTGTATGCATGGATATCCCAATCTCATAAATCGCATTTTGCTAACAATTGTCCTCAGGGTCATACCCATACCAATCCGATGATCCATTTGTTATCGAGTCATGTCCGCATATCTTTTTCGCTGGCAATCAGCCACAGTTCAAAACTGCCACGATTGAGGGCGACACCCCCCTCCGCCTAGACGGCGACACTGAAATGGTGGGTGCCGCTGATGGCTCCGATGCAGCCCGTGTTCGGCTGCTGGCGCTTCCCAAGTTCAGCGAAACCGGGGAGTTGATACTAGTTGATACCGAGACGCTAGAGGTCGAGGTAGTCCGGTTTGGAGTTTTCAAGGGTCAGGAAGAACAAAAATGAACAGATAGAGATACCAATTCATCTACGGTACTAATGAAACAACACTTTTACCAAATCACACATATGTTGTTACCTTTACATGGCACTATGGCTGCTCAGACAAGCCCCATATTTACAACCCGAGTGCTCCAAGCGCCAAGACCCACACTTGGAAGAATCCATCCCACCAACTTCCTCTACTATGTATCCATCGAGAACCTGGTAGACATTGCGTGAGGCTTTCTCCACAAGAGTACATATAATTGGACAATTGTGAATTACTCACACCGAAGAGGGTCACATTCTGGTCATCCTCCCACAATGCTACTCAATGCCAACATCGGTACGCTATTCTATGCCCATACCCATACACATACCTTTTCTCGGGGATCTCGCGCATGGATATTATTATGATCAAAAACAGAAGAGGCTGATCTGAACATCTGAGAGATAGCCCTCTGCTCCTCAAAGGCCCTTTTAGTCCCGTACTCTTCATGGCATGTACCCCGATACCACGAATGGATGAAAGACCCAGTAAGCGAACAAGATCAAGAAGATCATTGTTATAATCAACCGCCTTTCTCACAGTCTTCCAGGAAATCCAAGAAGCAACAGCCTCAGAACCCTTAACGCTAGAAGAAGAATATTCGATGCAACGCAGCTGGCGCCAAGATGCCGACAAACTAACTTTTATCGTCTGTCGGGCGATCACAACAGACATTGAAGACGATCTCCCGAGCCAGGCAAAGCTGCAAACGGAAAGTGACTTGCCGGCTAATATGGTTGGTGATATCAACCTCTTTCTGCGTATCGACGACGGCGAGGAGGGTGATAGCCCGCCGCAAATAGTCGGCGAGGTCGAGCTCATGATCGCTGAGACAGTCAACCAGCGACGCGGATTTGGACGTGCTGCGCTACTCATGTTTATGCGGTACATTGTTCAGAACCAGGGGGCTATTCTGGAAGAGTTCGTTGGTGGTGTTGATATCGAGACTGTACGAAAATTGCGGACTGGTGTTAAGACAACGGGGTCATCAAATGGGTTGACGTTGGAGTATCTCAGTGTAAAGATTGGACAGGCGAATTTGAGGAGTTTGGCTTTGTTTGAAGGGCTTGGGTTTGAGAAGGTTTCCGCTGAGGCGAACTTCTTTGGGGAGTTCGAGCTACGCAAAACGGATTTCAGTCTAGGTGGTATTATTGCGGCGCTTGAGGGGGCAAAGGTGCACGGCTTTATTGCTTTGCCTTATGAGAGAACGGAATAGATTGGATCTCAATGGTTTAATGGAGTTCTGGGTATTTGAAGTCGCAGCAGATGACCGATGCTCATATATCAATATTGTAATGCTCGAACAACAAGAGAGTGAAGCATCGAAAGTCAACAACCATACTGACTACTCTCTGCCTGGTCTTTCCTAATAACTCCGAATTAAACCTATAAAAGCCGGTCCCGGGATAACAGACGAAGTCGACGTAGAATAAACATTGAACCAAATCTTCGCATCAGTATGGGCATCCAGCTTCTCGCCAAGCGTACCATCAGCCACATCACTTCCGCCACCAGCGACCTAGATATTGAAACACCGTAATTCTGGGTGCCTCTCAACTGGCCAGCAGAGTGCAGAGCGATAATCTCATGCTGCATGACATAGTTACCTGCAGCGATGGTAGAAGGAATTTTTCACAGTCCACTGGCCCCCAGCAGCAGTAAGATCATCGGTGGCCCATTTTCCAGGAGGAGTTGCGCCATCGATGAGACCAATTTCTTCAATCTCGAAAAATTTCAACGTGGTCTTGTCAACTGTGCTGCAGTAACCGTTGCACGGGGTGAGGTCTGTGACCAGAGGAGCGTGGTGAGATTCTGATCAGGTTGTCCATTGGATGTCAATGTTGGAGCCAGCGGTGACTGTGGCACTAAAAGCTGTGTTGACTGCGCCTCGGTGGAGTTATGTTCAGATCTTAGTATTCGTCACAGTCTTCGAAACCGAGATCGGTTGCCGTTGTTACCCCGCCGACGCTGACAGGAGATTCTGGCATATAGGCGGATCAATCAATGACACAGCCGTTATAGCTGATTATATGGTTAGCAAATAGTGGGTATGGAGACTTTTGGTGTTGGATTGACTTACTGTTTGCCATCAGCTACAATGCTAGAGACATAACCATGGCCAGCCACAAGAGAGGCGGAGGCTATGATAATAGATAGCTTTGAACGTCTCATTTTTGTTCTGGCTTTCTGGTAAACAAATGAGTGGATGTTTTAATCTGCGCAAGGATACATCTTTGACATCGACGCCTATCTCTGTATGCATAGGCCTCACAGGGCTCGTCTTTGTCTACTCCTGCATATGCGTCTTGGTTTAGCCGGGCTTCATCTTCCTGAAGACGGTCCACTCTGCTCCTGGTATTGTGCCAAACATAGTTATGTCAATTGGGACGAGGTGAGCACATGAATTTAACATAGAGGATGCACTAAAAGGACTCTTGCAGAAACTTGATGGTGGAAAAGATTATGATTCTATTAATCTGAATAGAATAGTCTTGGCGTTTGAGCCGTCAAAAAGATATGCAACCAAGTGTCACGGGGCCAGCCATTTCATCCCAACAAAGAGATCTAGTCAAGCCAAAGTCCTAAGAAATTGAATCCGCGTGTCTATCTTTGGGGTGTGGCAGCCATGGGGACTAGTTTCAGCCCCCGCGGCTAAACTCTACAGCAGGGAACGGCAAGGAATGGTAGTGACCCGGGATAGCGAGCCAATGCGAATATACAGTTTGCTATGCATCACTGTAGGAAAATCGATCCACCGTATGGGATGATTTGATGCCAAGAGAACCTGTGACGGGCGAAGCAATGTGAACGTAGAGTGTATAGGGTTTAAATGCCGTGGCCTCAAGGATAATGATCTACAGAACTTCCTAGGTGGGTAAGCATACCATTTCTCCTCGGCCGGGTGAGGCTTTCCTATCTTTGATTTATtgtcctatttctccacaaccactgCACTTTGGTGGCGCTCTTATATGTGGTTGTAAAaccggcgaagggcttcttcgtggaggggAGGGACGTGCTTCAATTGcttccaccggctcagtaatcaattgagatTCTTTaagaactgagaggccttctttagCAGGTATCTACCTGTTGGAAGCATGTTACCacatgctcctagtacttggtttcccatcttgtagatagtttctctctctctctctctttacgcacaacagagattttccagttacatctacactTCATAGTAGAATCTGTAATACATCTCTATCACTAcctccgggatctagtacgcttttgcttctgcttctcgttaGTGGCGCGTAAATCCTTATTTTCTTTAGCGAGTAATATAGCACCTTGCATTATAAGACAGAAGCCTTTTATAAGCTGGTTTAATACACAATCTAATAGGCGAGgcgggcttcgagatcttatacgaagtaaagctttaATTGATAAAGCTTAacgacgtagttctttctccgtaaagggtgtcagggtgcgggctggcaggacggtatgataggagatgactggcagggacaggtcgtaacagatcagattctcattgacaggtacaggcacaggcaggggcaggctaatatacaagacgtagctcgaagagctacaacaggatctagaactgaagttcaagataaacaggtcggagatcacgtgccgtgatcttccttttactaagcattacggttcacaccgtgacagtgTATAGATTGGTATCACCTTATTTTGCTCGCAAATTTTGTTAAATTGAGGTGTTAAATAACTTCTGTGGCCGTTAAGTATCAAAAGCCGGTATACCCCCTTCGTATACAAAGTACTAGGAATAAATACCTTCTCTAGCCAGCGAAGTCTAATTTTATTAGAAGTCTAGCCTTTAGGACTAACTTCGAAGCGCTAATCCTCCGGGAGACTATTAAACTAGGATTTAATaaagactttgcctttgaaaatcaCACACGGAAGAAGCGCCTACCTAGAAGTATTCGtacattcaaccaccgtcaCCAATTCACGATTTCCAGGTGGTAAAACCGGCCTCCGACCGTATTATTCACTCCTCGTAATAACCTTCGCGGTTGTAgtcaatcccattgcaaaaccggTCTCATCAAAGTTATAGATAGCCTTAGTGGTCCTCTTATAGCTAGTGATGCTAATCGAATTATCCGGGCGCGAGAATCAAAGGAACAGGCGTAGGAAGAGAGGCGGTTTAAAAGACGAATTCTAAAGCAGTCAACAATAGAGGATACGCCGACACTAGGACCCCGTTTAATACCGTGGATTCCACTACTAGATGATGTATCAGCCATTTGAGTATTTATTGGTATTTTTGGTATTTAATAGGCGTTCTGTGTTGAGAAAAATACAAAAATATTTGGTGCGTTCTTTAAAATTGACATTAGGCAAGAGTTTCCATTACGGTGTGAAAACCCTACACCCGAAGGGGTGGGGTTACTTGGCGAGGACCGGGTAGTGAAATACattagcggcctgatttgtcttcggGATTACACGTGGTCGTCGACCACGGTGACAGTAAAGCTGGATTGTAAGAGCACGGTTTCTAAGTAAAGACAACAATATCAATGACATGAACACGATCAGACTGAATTACCTTATCTACAGCGTGATCATGGACATCCAACTCCATAGATCAAGAACATTAGTACATCTGGGTTCGCTTACCAGAGTAGTATGGACTATAACGAAGAGTTGGATGCAGAGCAGCCAGACCAGCTTCATACAACATCTTTTGGAGATATTGAGGAGCAATACTTCGGATAGCCGCTCGCTCTTTACACGTGAGTCGATCTCTTAGAGTCCTCTGGAAGCCGTTCCCATTCAAGGCCTGCTTCAGTTTTTTAAATAGCTTAGCGAAAGACTGATGGTCCTTAGAAGAGGCAGAAAGTCCAATGGTTGACGGTCCTGTCCCCATAGCATTGCTACTACCGGCGATAAAATCCCCCGGTTCGCAAGGGAAGCCAGAGAGGAAGAAACTATCAAGTAGCTTCTCAGATTTGGCGTGCAGTGCCAGAGAAAGAAATGACCAAC
The nucleotide sequence above comes from Penicillium digitatum chromosome 1, complete sequence. Encoded proteins:
- a CDS encoding Taxilin; this translates as MSSTSMAKKNKGKKAADPNETSKLLAAKISQLEQDAAGEKDQEAEIEREVKKATRDLNQLLSNIESPMTKLETVHKKYTELLADMKKLDRDYSKSKKRADQLQKDQDKGKSDLNKTVTMKDKLEKLCRELTKENKKVKDENKKLEDTEKKARLIVNERLDSLLYDIQDVMAAKGNPRSEKVDIDLDEALRAKLKTISEQFDTRDLHYRGLLRGKDSEIQSLASKYEEQRRASEVEANRSRALTSQVSTFSHTEAELRSQLNIYVEKFKQVEDTLNNSNDLFLTFRKEMEEMSKKTKRLEKENHTLNRKHEQTNRNILEMAEERTRNHEELERWRRKCHHLEALCRRMQAQGRGEGLALAEGDDHLEGDDEGTESEYDDDYEDDEEDISDEEDLEPPSTRVEQPSEKPVFGPTPPPNLLEARANGNATGVNGLVF
- a CDS encoding Acyl-CoA N-acyltransferase; the protein is MLLNANIALCSSKALLVPYSSWHVPRYHEWMKDPEIQEATASEPLTLEEEYSMQRSWRQDADKLTFIVCRAITTDIEDDLPSQAKLQTESDLPANMVGDINLFLRIDDGEEGDSPPQIVGEVELMIAETVNQRRGFGRAALLMFMRYIVQNQGAILEEFVGGVDIETVRKLRTGVKTTGSSNGLTLEYLSVKIGQANLRSLALFEGLGFEKVSAEANFFGEFELRKTDFSLGGIIAALEGAKVHGFIALPYERTE
- a CDS encoding DNA polymerase delta subunit 2, putative translates to MAPDAEEYTFLCPPSKEEQKQEPVYRTPSHYNPRLTFHLPAGAGRHYQQQYDDMYFLRLAKLKPTVEQVAMDAWDGLVIAGEKVRRVDRVLDVRQGELCWVAGTVYMHLPLKPNILEDLSKENFTSAPPPRRTYTDPSDPSLTQIMMEDESGRLRLTGNFLQSTQLATGAIIAALGTENANGDFEVIDIKLPDLAPQAQRWESNAPKSEVEIAGTEHGKIAFVSGLGITGTSSDTLGLELLTDYLLGYTGFSGNDDNSPSMGPSKISRLIIAGNSLGASVIGDVASISSGDAAAKKAQPKKYGYDASAYNAAPITQLDNFLAEILPSIPITLMPGEKDPANFSLPQQGIHRTMFPQARAYSAPPVRGDETPEVGWFDSVTNPWDGDVEGWRLWGCSGQNVDDVLRYISIEDGDSTPDKEKDSDDRMRIMEAMLRWRCGVPTAPDTLWSYPYQSDDPFVIESCPHIFFAGNQPQFKTATIEGDTPLRLDGDTEMVGAADGSDAARVRLLALPKFSETGELILVDTETLEVEVVRFGVFKGQEEQK
- a CDS encoding 2-nitropropane dioxygenase, NPD translates to MSLQTPLCSLLKIQHPVLLAGMARASGAPLAAAVSNAGGLGTVGGLGYTPAQLSEMLTELKSLLRDPSLPFGVDLALPQVGGSARATNHDYTHGLLDELIEVTISHGAKLFVSAVGIPPAKTIERLHEAGILIMNMVGAPKHAHKALKAGVDIVCAQGGEGGGHTGEVPFSVLVPAIVDVAQQYKSPLTGQPALVVAAGGIYDGRSLAASLMFGAMGVWVGTRFVASEESGASRLHKEAVVRAQFGETKRTLVISGRPLRMLPNDYIKEWEARPADIAALTSKGVVPMVDDLENEKEVDIPFLMGDVSASVKDIKPAEIIVKEMVQQAVKMLKIGGLYLTSTGPASRL